One Cyclopterus lumpus isolate fCycLum1 chromosome 7, fCycLum1.pri, whole genome shotgun sequence DNA window includes the following coding sequences:
- the LOC117733206 gene encoding laminin subunit alpha-4-like, translated as MALRINSSDGLVLYAAGGQRSVAVMSLSVSDGHLLLLLDGGKRKVSMRSCKKYNDNQWHTVFIKREGEKISLIVDGISAQSKRIPGGDRTRLAGPLYVGGVPASLAAPGSGGFVGCVRDLTLNEALAKSPAHSQGTVPCFQSPLQPGAYFSGQGGHMAIDESLVLGRDLEIQLEFRLVLDSGLLLHAGTSPDQRLSLVLRQGQVTVSLNSGKGEFSTSFTPEEPLCNGRWHTITMVKKNNVLQLHVDAASEHSVGPKQSRSAGSKETVYLGGVPDGVTVHGLPAGLPDFHGCIRQATINRRPAMLSKPLAVYGAVGTQGCPHM; from the exons ATGGCGTTGAGGATCAACTCCTCTGATGGTTTGGTGCTGTACGCAGCTGGTGGGCAGCGCAGTGTGGCTGTGATGTCACTCAGCGTGTCAGACGGCCACCTGTTGCTTTTGTTGGATGGCGGAAAGAGGAAGGTCAGCATGCGGAGCTGCAAGAAGTACAACGACAACCAGTGGCACACG GTGTTTATAAAACGCGAAGGCGAGAAGATCAGCCTTATAGTGGACGGTATCAGTGCTCAGTCTAAGAGAATCCCTGGAGGAGACCGGACTCGTCTTGCTGGGCCTTTATATGTTGGAGGAGTTCCGGCCTCACTGGCG GCTCCAGGCTCTGGTGGCTTCGTCGGTTGTGTCAGGGACCTGACGCTAAACGAAGCCCTTGCAAAAAGTCCCGCTCATAGTCAGGGGACGGTGCCCTGCTTCCAGAGTCCTCTCCAGCCCGGAGCGTATTTCTCTGGCCAGGGAGGACACATGGCAATAG ATGAGTCCTTGGTTCTAGGTCGGGATCTGGAAATCCAGTTGGAGTTTCGGCTCGTCTTGGACTCTGGGCTGCTGTTGCATGCTGGGACGTCACCTGACCAACGCCTGAGTTTGGTTCTCAGACAGGGACAG gtgacTGTTTCATTAAACAGCGGCAAAGGTGAATTCTCTACCTCCTTTACTCCTGAGGAACCTCTATGTAATGGACGCTGGCACACAATCACAA TGGTGAAGAAGAACAATGTCCTGCAGCTGCATGTTGATGCAGCCAGTGAGCACAGCGTCGGCCCCAAACAGAGCCGCTCTGCAGGGTCCAAAGAGACCGTTTACCTTGGAGGGGTACCTG ATGGCGTCACAGTTCATGGTCTGCCTGCAGGCCTGCCAGACTTCCACGGCTGCATCCGCCAAGCGACGATCAACCGCAGACCTGCCATGCTGTCCAAACCCCTCGCTGTGTATGGAGCCGTGGGGACGCAGGGCTGCCCACACATGTAA